The following proteins are co-located in the Candidatus Desulfatibia profunda genome:
- a CDS encoding SEC-C domain-containing protein, which produces NPLIVYKKEGFELFQEMISRIKEETVGILFRIQISEPERIADLRQPKEQKLIFSGGDGPEKKTPIRRNEKKVGRNEPCPCGSGKKYKKCCGR; this is translated from the coding sequence GAACCCGCTGATTGTATACAAAAAGGAAGGGTTTGAATTATTCCAGGAAATGATTTCCAGGATCAAGGAAGAAACCGTGGGGATCCTGTTTAGAATCCAGATATCCGAACCTGAAAGAATAGCTGATTTGAGGCAGCCAAAAGAGCAGAAACTTATATTTTCCGGTGGCGACGGCCCTGAAAAAAAGACTCCGATCCGGCGTAACGAAAAAAAAGTCGGCAGAAACGAACCATGTCCCTGCGGAAGCGGAAAAAAATACAAGAAGTGTTGTGGTCGCTAG
- the clpS gene encoding ATP-dependent Clp protease adapter ClpS, which yields MSEYSPEIEEEVDSQTRDEVHEPPMYKVLLYNDNYTTMDFVVEILIIVFNKSPEEAVEIMLNVHRKGIGVCGVYSYEISETKVETVHTLAREYGFPLKCTMEKE from the coding sequence ATGAGCGAATACAGCCCTGAAATTGAGGAGGAAGTGGATTCTCAAACCAGGGACGAGGTCCACGAACCCCCGATGTATAAGGTATTGCTTTACAATGATAACTATACCACAATGGATTTTGTTGTTGAAATCCTGATCATTGTTTTCAACAAATCGCCCGAGGAAGCCGTGGAAATCATGCTGAACGTTCACCGTAAAGGAATCGGTGTTTGTGGTGTTTACAGTTATGAGATATCGGAAACCAAAGTGGAAACCGTGCACACTTTAGCCCGAGAATATGGTTTTCCTCTGAAATGTACCATGGAGAAAGAATAA